Below is a window of Staphylococcus succinus DNA.
AATTCTTGATAATATCCTTGAACTTAAGCGCTTTGGTATGAATCGCTTGGGATTGATCGTCTGATATGAATTTAACAGAAAAACTAATCATTAAAGATAATCCCATTAAAATTAAGCAAACTAGAAATAATACAGGGAATGTTGTATGTTGAGTCATAAAAATCCCTAAGAATGGACCAAAGGCAGTGGCTAAAGTAGTACTCATACTATAATAATTGATGCCTTCAGATTTTCTGGATTCAGGAATATTTTGAGCAACAATCGAACTTATTGCAGTTAATGCCATTCCATGAGGCACCCCATGTAAAAATCGTAGCAAAACTAAAAAAACAATACCGAAATCCATAAAGTAAAGTCCAATCAAGATAATACATATGCTAATCGTTATTATCAGTAAACGATTAGCACCTAATTTATGAATTAAAGCGCCACTAATTAAGCGACCGGTTAAGCCTCCGATAACGAACAAACCACTAACTAGACCAGACGTACTGATAGAAGCATGATATTGTTCGATGGCATAAGTAGCCATTGTAACTATCAGTAAATAAAAGACTAAAGTTAGGAAAAAATTTATAAACGAGGACCCTATAAAGTCCTTCGTCCAAAGTTTATGAGATTGCATGAAATTCCTCTTTTCTAAATTATGAATGCATAAAAAAATAGACAACTTGAAGACCAAGTTGTCTATATATCTAATCTGTGAACGAACGCTAATAAAGATATGACTTATTTATTAGAGTATGGGCTAAGATAAAAGATTTGGTCGCTGTAATGAATATAAATGGATTAAAAATAGATAGATTTCTCCCGTGGCAACGTATCTTTTCGTGTCTTAAATAATTTTTTAATCGAATTGGCATAATATATACAACGTCCATAGCTTTTACCTCCTCCTTTTTTGCAACATGCTTCATCATACGCTGTAGCTATTGAAAAGACAATAGGATACAACCAAATTGCTAATTTTAAAATAATTAAGAGACGCCTTATTAATAAAGCGTCTCTTTTGCTATAACTTATGATGATGAAAGGTTATGGCATCTAGCTATTTGCTTCATCATAAATGGATGTAGCGTGATTTTTTAATGATTATTAACGATCTATAAAAGAATTTGTTAAAAAATGATCAATAACTTGACTCATTTCGATATATCGTTTAAATTAACGATATATCGAAAAAGGAAAGGTGATTATAATGTTTAATAGACTATTTCACAATCAAAGGTTTGCAATGATGCAGCAAGAAGGTAGTGGTGGCCGTGATTTTGATGGATTTGAAAGAATGTTTTCTGCTATGAATGGAAGAGACCGCTTCTTTAAAAAAGGGAATTTACAATTTAGTATATTAAAGTTATTAGAAGAAGAGCCTCAACATGGCTATCAAATCATTAAAGGTCTAGAAGCACGATTTAAAGGATTTTATTCACCAAGTCCAGGTAGTGTTTATCCGATTCTACAAATGTTAGAAGATCGTGGATTTGTTTCAGTTTCAAAAGAAGGTAAAAAGAAAATCTACACAGTGACAAAAGAAGGATCACAATTTTTAAAAGAAAATGGTAGTAACGACGCATTTACAAAACGTATGGAACAATTCGAAAATATGGACATGGATAAAATGCAAGAATCAAGAGATAAATTACAAGCATTGTTCAAATCATTTATGTTAGCGGGTCAAAGCGCAATGCAAGACGAGCAAACATATGAAGCATTTCAGCAACTTATTAAAGAAACTAATGACAAACTATTACAATTCCGTAAAGAGAAATAAATTTGAAAAAGAAGGTTTAATGATGAAAAAACAAGATTTAAAACATATAGCAATTATTGGCGGAGGGCCAGGTGGACTGATGTTAGGTTTACTCTTACAACGCCAAGGGTTACCCTTTACCATCTATGAACGTGGATATAAAACCACGAACAATGATCGAGGCGGTTCCCTAGATATTCATGAGGAAAGTGGCCAGTTACCATTGAAAGAAGCAGGTATATATGATGATTTCCGTAAATACGCGCGCTATGAAGGGGAAGATACGCGCATTGTACGTAAAGATGGAACAATATTATACGATGAAGATGCAGAAGATGAGGGTGAAAGACCTGAAATCGATCGAGGAAAATTATGTGATATTATTATTGAACAAATTCACCCAGAACATATGAAATATGGTTATCAATATGAAAAGATGATACCACAAAAGAATGGCCAAGTTGAACTCATATTTGAATCAGGTGCCACAGTAATGACAGATTTAGTTGTTGGTGCAGATGGCGCATTTTCAAAAATCCGTCCATATTTAACAACTGCTGAGCCCGAGTATACAGGCATTTCTATGATAGAGATGAATTCAAATGAAAATGAACATCCAGATCTTCTGAAGTTCAATAAAAATGGGAAAGTCATGGGACTAGGTGGCGATCAAGCAATATTAGGTCAACGTAATGGAGATGGACGTATTATGGCATACATCAGTTCTAAAATGAGCTATGAAAGACTTGATGATTACCGCAACCTTTCGTTAGATGAATTAAAAGCCACACTGTTAAATGAGTTTGCTGAGTGGGGCACAGAGCTAAAAAAATATATTGCATATAGTTATGACGATATTAAGTTTCGTCGTATTTACAAACTCCCTATAGGATTAACATGGAAAACACAACCTAATATTACAATTATTGGAGATGCTGCTCACCTTATGAGTCCATTTGCAGGTGAAGGAGTAAATATGGCTTTATATGATGCATACCTTTTAGCGGAGTCATTCAAAACTTACGATAATCTGTCTGAAATATTGAAAGTTTATGAGCAACAAATGTTCGAAATTACAGAAGTTCACGCGAAAGAATCGCAAGATAATTTAGAAATATTCTTCTCAGAAAATGGTGCAGAAACCATGGCGGAATTCTTTACGGGTATGGAATAAGTGCTACTAAGAAAATAAAAATATGACTGATCTATGGGTGGTTATATTATTTGTTGTAATACTTTCTAAAAGTTTTGTTATTAAAGTGAAACTTAATTATTTAAACTTTAGTAATGATTTCAGAAAAAGAAAGGTGAGCGCGAATGATGATAAGTACAGGGGTTATCGAATGTAGGAGATACAGCAAAGATGGAATTGTTGTATCTCCTATTCACTAAATGTAAAAAATCCTCAAAACCGTTTAGTGTAACTGGCAGATTGTGGAACAATTAGAAAAGGATATGAAATAGTAAAATAGCTAAAAAGTAAAAATCATAAGAAAAGCTATTTATAGAATTAAAAATAATAGTTAAAAATGATGATAATTTTAAAAAATAGAAAACTATCTAAAAATAAATATCGTCTCCTATATACTTAAAACTACATTTATAATAAAATAATTAAAGTGAACAATTATTAAATGACATATATGATTAGGAGACTAGTAACATGAATTTATTAATATTAATTGGCATTGCTGCTATAGTCGGGATTTTGCTACTTGCCGCTATAGTTTGGTATCTTTACATGAAAGCAAGATTTAAGACGGTTCCATCAAATGAAGCTTTAATCATTACAGGCCCAAATATTGGTGATCCAAAAACTGAGTCGAATGTTTATCAAGACGATGAAGGTCGTCATATGAGAGTAGTGCGTGGCGGCGGTTATAGAATGAAAATGTTCCAATCTTCAACACGGGTTTCATTAAAATCATTTCAATTAGAAATCAAAACACCTGTGGTTTGGACGAAAGCTGGCGTTGGCATTGAAGCTGAGGCAGTCGCTACGGTTAAGGTTGCTGATCAATTACAAGGTATCGTTAAATATGCTGAACAATTCTTAGGTAAGTCAAAAGACGAAGTATCAGATGAGATATCCCAAGTCTTAAATACAAACTTACGAGCTATTCTATCTAAGATGACAGTTGAGGAAATCAACTCAGATAGAGAAGCATTTAACAATAAAGTAACTGAGGTTGCGCAAGAACAACTGAATAATATGGGCTTTAGCATCACTTCATTAGGTTTATCTGACATTAGCGATAACGAAGGCTATTTAGAAAATCTAGGTAAGCCAGAGATTGCTAAAATTAAGAAAAAAGCTGATATTGCTGAAAGTGATGCTTTACGAGAAACTGAAATGAAAGTAGCAGAAAACACTGAATTAACTGAGAAAGAAAAGATTTCTCGTCAAATGAATGTAGCCGATTCTCGTAGAGAGAAAGACCTAAAAGAACAATCCATATTGAGTGAAACAAATAAAGCACAAGCTCAGGCCGAAGCTTCTGGTCAATTAGAGAAAGAGTCTAGAGCTTTAGAAATTAAAGAAAAACAATTGAATGTTGA
It encodes the following:
- a CDS encoding MFS transporter, with translation MQSHKLWTKDFIGSSFINFFLTLVFYLLIVTMATYAIEQYHASISTSGLVSGLFVIGGLTGRLISGALIHKLGANRLLIITISICIILIGLYFMDFGIVFLVLLRFLHGVPHGMALTAISSIVAQNIPESRKSEGINYYSMSTTLATAFGPFLGIFMTQHTTFPVLFLVCLILMGLSLMISFSVKFISDDQSQAIHTKALKFKDIIKNSIEINTIPIGIIILLLSFAYSGVLTYLNLYASQINLTHIASFFFIMYSIMVFLSRPLTGKLMDYRGHNIVMYPAFIFYALSMFMLSTVNNGFVLLLIGGIMGLGFGNLQSATQVIAVKSASKSRISVATSTYFICFDAGLGLSPYLLGYITPITGYAHMFGLMAIIILLTGIVYFLIHGLKETKEKLAK
- a CDS encoding PadR family transcriptional regulator, translated to MFNRLFHNQRFAMMQQEGSGGRDFDGFERMFSAMNGRDRFFKKGNLQFSILKLLEEEPQHGYQIIKGLEARFKGFYSPSPGSVYPILQMLEDRGFVSVSKEGKKKIYTVTKEGSQFLKENGSNDAFTKRMEQFENMDMDKMQESRDKLQALFKSFMLAGQSAMQDEQTYEAFQQLIKETNDKLLQFRKEK
- a CDS encoding FAD-dependent oxidoreductase gives rise to the protein MKKQDLKHIAIIGGGPGGLMLGLLLQRQGLPFTIYERGYKTTNNDRGGSLDIHEESGQLPLKEAGIYDDFRKYARYEGEDTRIVRKDGTILYDEDAEDEGERPEIDRGKLCDIIIEQIHPEHMKYGYQYEKMIPQKNGQVELIFESGATVMTDLVVGADGAFSKIRPYLTTAEPEYTGISMIEMNSNENEHPDLLKFNKNGKVMGLGGDQAILGQRNGDGRIMAYISSKMSYERLDDYRNLSLDELKATLLNEFAEWGTELKKYIAYSYDDIKFRRIYKLPIGLTWKTQPNITIIGDAAHLMSPFAGEGVNMALYDAYLLAESFKTYDNLSEILKVYEQQMFEITEVHAKESQDNLEIFFSENGAETMAEFFTGME
- a CDS encoding flotillin family protein, with the protein product MNLLILIGIAAIVGILLLAAIVWYLYMKARFKTVPSNEALIITGPNIGDPKTESNVYQDDEGRHMRVVRGGGYRMKMFQSSTRVSLKSFQLEIKTPVVWTKAGVGIEAEAVATVKVADQLQGIVKYAEQFLGKSKDEVSDEISQVLNTNLRAILSKMTVEEINSDREAFNNKVTEVAQEQLNNMGFSITSLGLSDISDNEGYLENLGKPEIAKIKKKADIAESDALRETEMKVAENTELTEKEKISRQMNVADSRREKDLKEQSILSETNKAQAQAEASGQLEKESRALEIKEKQLNVERTEKENELHLIQMERENDVRIQRQKDDVRRQQSETDAAIKIKQAEASYEARIKEGKAEAEVIREQEKAKADGLRERANALAENKDVMLAELMIKTLPEFAKAIAEPLSNVENIRILDGGNGEGINSLSNGIISQMANAEEGLNQMTGFNLTQMLENVSNQKKTYAFEQNASSDEEVEVPIENDAPHDEDISEDEK